The genomic window TAACACTGCTGAACAATCCCAGAATTCCCACATTTCCCATCCGCTAAAAGAGGAATGCGGTTTGctacaaaatgttttaaagaaaagTCCTTCCAAGGACTTCCCGAGCAAGGCAACTGTTCAAAGGTCAATGATGCTGTGAAGAAGTGCTCTGTCAGTTGACCCCGTGACCCTGGCTGATGGTTGGGCTGGAACGTGTCTTCCGGAGAATTCCATCACGGCTCTCCCTGGAAAACATGTTGGCCTCCAGCTGATCCAGGTCTTCAGTGTCCGTCTGGATCCGGGCTTGCAGGAGCCTGACGTACGTCTCGTATCGACTCTTCTGAAAACCACAGAATAAAGGATTTGATAAAGAACCATCACATGGTCCAGAAAGGACAGTTCAGATCTTCCAGTGATGGACTGCATGGTTCTGGCTGAAATGGGAATACTCAGATCAACCAGCCCGTTTACTGCTGACTGGAGTCGGGGATAAACCGGGCGGTGGTGGTGCCAcaggggtgccactgagcaaagaaccatggctgcccactgctcaccaagggtgatggttaaatacagaggacatgtttcaccgtggatcacaatgacacaaaaaacGCGTATAAACATGTTATAAATGGTCATGTGAGTGTAAAGAGTGTGTCGATGGACAGATAAACGGACCTCGTAGGTCAGGTAGTGTCCCTTGAGTCGATGTTCCTCAAGTTCTTTGCTTTTGGGTGGCCAGTCGGCTGGAGTTCTGCTATGTTCCTCCAGATCCAGAGAGACCTGCTTCAGCTGCTTCTCATGGGACTTCAGCTGCTCCTCCTACACACACTCCTGGATCAGTCGGGTAGGTGCGCATATCtttgcgagtgtgtgtctgtgtgtgtgtgtgtacctggctCAGCCTGGTGGTAGAGGATGGAAGTAACGGTCTGCAGAAGTTCTTCATGGAGCCAATGGCGGCTGGGAATGCAGGGGCGGAGAACAGAGATGCCACCAGATTAATCCGGAAAATCCATGACATCATTTCCTCCTCACTCCTAACAGGCAGACAGACCAGAGAATATagattcaacacacacacacacgcatacacacacacacacacacacacacacacacacacacacaggcagcttACGGGGCCTGGAACAGAAAGACTCTCCAGTCAGATGTTTTCAGCTTCAGGACGTTGGGTTTCTTGCTGTAGTCGGTTGCCTTGGTAGCGAGGGCGTGGTGAACCCGCACAGCGTTCTTCAGATCCACCTCAGACAGGTCTTTATCCGGCTTATACTCATCCTGACCAGCAGGGGGAGACACACCGCAACCGTGAAAACTTCAGAAATCAGAAGTGACTCCAACATGTTCGCTgggcgtgtttgtgtgttgttgtgagGGCGTGGCACCTTCTGTAGGTAGAGGATCATCCCCTTCAAAACTGCATAGAATTTCTTCCAGCCACGGCGCCCCCTGGGGGCTAGACAGAGAACAAGATTCAGAAGAGagatgaacaaacacacacacacacacacacactcactgcgtTTGCCATCCATGTCCGCATGGCTCTTGCGGGTCAGGACTCCATGTTTGTACGTTGTTGCGTTGAGGAGCAGCGGGATGGCGATGAAGGGGTTACTGCCGTCTGTTACCCTGACAACTCGCTTGTTACCATCACACTGGTCCTCAACCAGCTCAGAGAGACTCTTCCTCAGCTCATCTTCCtcactgcagaaacacacacacacacacacacacgtattacaaacacacacacttattacaaacacacacacacagctactcaCATGGCCCATTCCAGCTTCTCATTTTTTAATCGAGCTGTAGAGCAcctgaggaaacacacacatcacgtcACATGACACGAACGCACACttgcctggtgtgtgtgtgtaaatgggggATCCTGCTGTGTTTTACCTTTAGAAGCTCTTTGGGGAAATCTTCTCCATCGTCCAGTCCATCCAGATTACTGATGAACTGCTGACAGGACATCTTCTTACCGATATTCTGCACTCGACAAACACGGGTGAAAGGAATTCTGGGTAAATGTTGTTACACTACTGGACACTGGTGGCAGAACGTTACACAAACGGAATAAAGGAGAGAAGAACTCACCACCTGTCCAGCAGAGtgatggagaggaggagagttAGCGAGATTAGTGTTAGTCTCAGGAGCAGCGTTAGGAAAGAAAGATTGGTGCAGAattggagagtgtgtgtgtgtgtgtgtgtgtgtgtgtgtgtgtgttgtacgtACATGCCCGTGTAGGTCTGTGTTGAGTAACATCAGGGCGCATGTTAACGTGTGAGCACCATCTGTTAAAGAACAACAGTAAACGGGTTTTGTAAAGATTTCTGTCCATCATTTGATGTGTAAAGGGGATTTTCTTGCCTTCAGAGGTGAGGGCCTCAGGGTTGCAGTGGCAGAACCTTCTGGAGAAATGGACCAGAACCCTCTCCCGCTCCTGAGTCTCGCCCATCAGGGGGAAAACCTTCAGGAAGTTCCTGTAAAATGGAACAATGCTGATCAGAATcaagcactgtgtgtgtgtgtgtgtgtgtgtatgttaatcTGACCTTAGAGCTCGATCCAGCGTAAGACCAGCAAAGTCAAAGAATGTCAGATACTCAGACGCCACCATCTGACTAAACTCGTTACTGCAaaaggaaagacacacacacacacacacacacacacacacacacatcagtacacaggtacacacagtgcatacggaaagtattcacagcacatcgcTGTTACGGCCTTAttccaacacacacaatgacaatgtggaaAAGTTTACTCGAGGTTTtcctcaaataaaaatgttacgtaataaaaatgtattaaatataaaactCGGACAAATCACATGTATAGACGTATTctcagcctttgctcaataacTTGCAATAACTTTGGCAGCGATTACGGATGTTTTTGGATATGATGCCGCATGCTTGGTCAGTTTGGCCCGTTCCTCTTTGCagaacctctcaagctccatcaggttggatggaagCGTTGGtgtacagacattttaagatctccagagatgttcaatcagattcaggtctgggctctggctggccCACTCAAGAACATTCACTCCTTTCTTATGTTGGCTGTGTGTTGAGGGTCGTTgttgttacatatgcacatgggcagtgtgcgttttgcgtgtgttccaggttgtgggtgttgctgtaagggattctgggtgTACGGAAATAAAGAGAAgctgtggaactggcttttcagaCGGAGTCAGCAGCCGAATTAGCATCTCTCTTCAGCCCGCAGTGCCCACGCTTACTGTCCAGCCGCCTGCGCTCCGGGACGACACACCTGACCACGGCCTCCCCGTAAACTACGCCGCTCGCCGCGGCGCGTCCACCCGCCGCCCGTGTGGAAACTGCGGATCCTCCACGCATAACACCAGGGCGCCTAACTGCCCGGCTAATGGCCAAACCTGCTCACCATTTCGGCCGCCCTCAgaggccatcttctccagcgccacctactactattcactctgttcctgcagcatctcccccatttaaaacgtgtgtgGTGCGGCTGGACGGtgttccactgccactgctgctggatacaggggcttcacgctccttgctgaacctgtccactgtcaagcagtttttttcccatcataccctccaccctgactgtgaGCTCCTGAGTGGGTATGGGAATTCCAAAATAGACATAGTAGGCACAGTTTCCCTACCACTTCAGTATCAGAGTGTAACTTTACCGTCCTTTACTTTTCACGTCTCGCGCCACGGGGCTAACCTAATGGGTCTGGACTTGTTCAGCAGTCTGGGCTTTTCACTGATGGATGTGGATGGTGCCACCATTCTCACggtgggctcaccctggcagcaacgctggccctctctgttcactggcctgggctgcctcaccgcatttaaccaccagcccAAACCAGACGTGCGACCGGTCATGCAGCCATTCCTCTGGCTCTTCGTGATGAAGCCACTGTGGAACTCAACAACCTGCTCAAGCTGGGCATAATTGAGCAGATTGATGcttcaccctgggtctccaacctggtgctggcacggaagaagtccgggactctccggccgtgcgtggatctaaggtcggtcaacacagctgttgtccctgacaagtacccgctgcctaccgtggaggagctggccgctaaattccatggttctactgtcttctccaaACTAGACCTTCGACAGGGCTATCTCCAAGTTCCGCTGCATCCCGAGAGCCGCAACCTGAccgcttttgtcacacacatgggcgtcttccgctatactaggatgcctttcggcctcagctctgcccctagctgcttccagaaaatcatgtctaccatctttgctgcagtttctggggtagtgatttatctggatgacattgtggtgcatggtccaaccctcgcatcacatgatgagcacCTGGACCGCGTCTTCAAGATCCTGGCAGGTCACAATCTTACGCTGAATGGCATaacgtggaggctgttctacgTCTGCCTGGGCGTGTGAGCGGtggcatatatacttgtatggccgacatttcaccctccgcacggaccatcaggccctaacgaccctactctcatcttcaggcacggggcacagaccgctccggctccaccgctggtcggagaggctcctccaatataatttcactccgctgtttacccctggccgggacaatgttgtggcagacctcctttccagggccactccagacactcccccaggcccagccacggatacactggagccagagcttatccacatgcttcatgggccactccgggaggttgtgtccctacaggacctccaactggcttcagcgcaagactcagtgctatcgcagctttgcacttgcattcgagaggggtggccacgcacagtgcccaaggatctggtgccatttcatcgggttaaagatgagctgtcctgttggaatgaggtctgtgtggcgCGGGGACTCAGGGCCGTCATCCCTGGCAGCctacaacctcgcatcctggccatggctcatgagggacacctaggcatcgtaaaggtcaagcagcgctgccgtgacagggtgtggtggcctgggatcgacagggatattgaatttgcggtgaaggactgctcagcctgtctcgccagtggaaagacgggccctcccacacctccaccactgcaacctgtgcagtggccggccgggccatggcagcacgttcagctggatatctgtgggccatttcagggggtccaatatcatcagcgttttctagtggttgcctatgacctgtactcaaaatggcccGAGATCTCTTCTACAGTCACGTCTCAGGCAGCCATGGAGTTCCTCGactgtctgttctcaaggtggggccttcctaacaccattacaacagacaatgggcctcagttcacctccatggattttcagacgttcctcggggacagggggattcgacacacacgcaccgctttctaccacccagaggctAACGGTGGTGTGGAAAGGTTTAACCAGACCCTGAAGAACGGTGTTCGGGCTCACCTGGCCGATGGAttggccttttcctcagccctgcagcgcaccctgcttcataatagatcatctctccattccaccactggcagctctcctcatgctgggtagggagctgcagcttccattaGACCGGCTGCGGCCGCAGCCTCCTCCGCTTACTGCAGCAGCCCTGCGTCACAGGGTTTCGGCTTCTCAGCGCCGGATGAAGCAGTCTTTTGATCGCTGACGGAGGGTGACATCGTcctgtctggcagtccatgattgggtcagggttcgtcagcctcaccgggacaacaagctcctttccttttggtctgaaccagtgcagattacggggcggctgggCTTGGCCACTTTCCACCTGGCTGATGGTACGAAGTGGCATGCGAGCCGGCTCAAGAAGGTGTCACCGCCCACCCCCGTAGACCCTTACTCCATGGCTAGTGATTTGGACCTAGTGGAGGACCTACCCGATGATACACGGAACTGTCCAGAGGCCGGGCGAGCGCAGCTTCACCACgccctgtccgtgtccgctCTAGACCGGCTTACCTCAAGGACTATGTGACTAGCACACCACGCAGTTGGGGCATAGCCTGTCACGTGGCAGAATAACCCACATGGCTATGCTGGCATTCCGGGTAGTCGACCCCGGTCGcctagttatattgtgttgttgccgttcctcctgggggggggggttatacggaaataaaagagaaaagaagcagagcGCATGTGgagagtccgcgtggttattcactaacagcaaacataacagttgtcctgctgaaggagctgcttgTGAGTTCAAGAGTGTTGTGGAGCAGGTTTCCATGCAGGATGTATATCTCCGTACATGTGACATGGTCTGATAGTCCAAAAGGTGGCTTTTGGCAAAGGAGGTTCTAggaggttctcctctgtccactgagAACccctgactaaggtccttctcccctgatcacgGGCCTGCTCTAGGAAGAGTcttggttttgaacttcttccatgtacagatgatggaggccatcATGCTCATtaggaccttcaaagcagcagaaaagttTCTTTGACCGCAGATTTGTGGCGCGAGACGATCCTGTCTCAGGtttccacaggaaaaaaaaaccatctcaaggacgatacTTCTGAACATCTCAGCTTTctcagctttttattttaatacattcgCTAAATcgtcaagtaaacttttttcatgttgtgtcgaattctgaggaaaaagtGAATTGAATCcatcaacacgcacacacacacacacagagacacacacacgcccagacacacacacacacatgcacacagacacagagacacacagacacacacacatgcacacacacatgcacacagacacagagacacacacacacacacacgcacagacacacacacatgcacacagacacagagacacacacacagacactgactTCTTGCCCAGATGACGCGCCACATCGCAGCGCTTGAACCCGTCCAGGTGGTACAGCCGCTTGGCCAGCCGCTTGGCCGCATCGGCGTGGGCGCGGCAGCCGTTGGCGAGGGTGTCGGTGCTGCCCCGTGCCAGGTCAGCGTCGTCCACCAGGCTGCCATCACTGTGCCAACAAAGACAAGCACCCACATTCAGGCCGGAGCAGGTAGACATGCAGCCTGACACCaggcgacacacacactcacaacactgCGGGTGGCGTCAGTCTCGGTTGCTATGGTTACACGGCCAGTTTTATTACCGAATTAGAACCGCTGTACAATCTTATAATGACAAATTACGACAGAGTTCTTAACTCGTGTGTTTCTGTGATAGTTGAAATATACGAACACTCACAGCAGCTCCAGGAGGAAGTGGAAATGAACTTCATGCTCCTCTCTCCACATCTTCCTGCGACCAGAAGCCGAATTTACACCCTACATCACAATCATTTCCACACGCGGAAATTCCATGGATTTATCCGCTAAAAAACGGCGCGAAATTCCAGGACGTGCCCATAGTCCCGCGCTCCGAAAACGCCACGAAGGGGAATTCCGCAAACTAAAGGAGGAATTCCACCACAAGCGAGCAGATCCTGGTCCCGATTTCCTCAAACCGCACAGGAAGGGGGCGGGGACTCTGGACCTGATCCAGTCCCTTCCAGAGGAACCCTTCATCTCAAACCCTGCATGATCTAGATGGAGAACAAGACTGCTGGGTTCCTGAACGTTCTGACCTTGTGCTTCTTATTTAATGTATAGGAACATTCACTTCTAAATGTAAAGTTCAGGCCATTTAGAACCTGACCTTCTAAGCAATGTAGATGAAATATTAGGATTAATTATTCCCCCAGGAGCATGTAGACTTTATGttgggtctctctctctctcacacacacacacacacacacacacacctcagagtCACATTAGAATGACACACCACTGGTTAGTCTGGTTTATATAAATAACCCCACTCCTtccatcatgtgtgtgtgtgtgtgtgcgtgcgtgcctgaatctgtgtgtgtgtgtgcgtgtgtgcgtgtgtgcgtgtgtgtgtgtgtgcgtgtgtgtgtgtgtgtgtgtgtgtgtgatggtggtcGGCCAAGACTGGTGATGTCAGcttcacaaaacaaaaagcctcattcagccagagagagagaacaggaagCTGAGAGTCGTTCAGAAAAAAGGACCCCAACACTCAATCTGTTTAACAGTCCAGAGAGGACACGGAAAGAGAAAATAGAACCAGAGGGACAGAAACAGAACCATGGAAGGGACAGAACCAGAGACAGAAGAACAAGAGCAAATGGAACAAGAAAACACAGAACCCAACATGGAACAAACAGAACCAGGGACAGAAAAACAAGACACGGAACCAGAGAAAAATGGAACAAGAGACAAATTAAGAAACGGAACCAGACACAGAACCCAACGTGGAACAATCAGAACCAGAGACAGAATAACAAGAAAAACTGGAACAAGAGAACAACACAGAACCCAACATGGAACAAATAGAAccagagacagaaaaacaagaCACAGAACCAGAGAAAAATGGAGCAAGAGACTAATTTTGAAACGGAACCAGACACAGAACCCAACATGGAACAAACAGAACCAGATACAGAAGAACAAGACACGGAACCAGAGAAAAATGGAGCAAGAGACAAATTTTGAAACAGAACCAGACACAGAACCCAACATGGAACAAACACAACCAGAGACAGAAGAACAAGAGCAAATGGAAAAAGAGACAGATTTTCAGACTAAAACAGACACAGAACCATGGAACGGACAGAACAAGAGACAGAAGAACAAGAGAAACTGGAACAAGAGAACACAGAACCCAACATGGAACAAACAGAACCAGAGACAGAAGAACAAGAGAAACTGGAATGAGAGAACAGCACAGAACCCAACATGGAACAAACACAACCAGAGACAGAAGAACAAGACACGGAACCAGAGAAAAATGGAACAAGAGACAAATTTCGAAACGGAACCAGACACAGAACCCAACATGGAACAAACACAACCAGAGACAGAAGAACAAGACACGGAACCAGAGAAAAATGGAACAAGAGACAAATTTTGAAACGGAACCAGGCACAGAACCcaacatgaaacaaacacaaCCAGAGACAGAAGAACAAGAGAAACTGGAACAAGAGAACAACACAGAACCCAACATGGAACAAACACAACCAGAAACAGAAGAATAAGACACGGAACCAGAGAAAAATGGAACAAGAGACAAATTTTGAAACGGAACCAGACACAGAACCCAACATGGAACAAACAGAACCAGAGACAGAAGAACAAGAGCAAATGGAACAAGAGACAGATTTTCAGACTAAAACAGACACAGAACCATGGAACGGACAGAACAAGAGACAGAAGAACAAGAGAAACTGGAATGAGAGTACCACACAGAACCCAACATGGAACAAACAGAACCAGAAACAGAAGAACAAGACACAGAACCAGAGAAAAATGGAACAAGAGACATATTTTGAAACGGAACCAGACACAGAACCCAACATGGAACAAACACAACCAGAGACAGAAGAACAAGAGAAACTGGAACAAGAGAACAACACAGAACCCAACATGGAACAAACAGAACCAGAGACAGAAGACAAGAGCAAATGGAACAAGAGACAGATTTTCAGACTAAAACAGACACAGAACTATGGAACGGACAGAACAAGAGACAGAAGAACAAGAGAAAATGGAACAAGAGACAGatttacagacaaaaacagacacaggaCCATGGAACGGACAGAACCAGAGACAGGAGAACAAGAGAAAATGGAACGAGAGAACAACACAGAACCCAACatggaacaaacagaagcagagaCAGAATAAcaagagaaaaacacagaacccAACATGGAACAAACAGAACCAGAGACAGAAAAACTAGACACGGAACCAGAGAAAAATGGAGCAAGAGACAAATTTTGAAACGGAACCAGACACAGAACCCAACATGGAACGGACAGAACCAGAGACAGGAGAACAAGAGAAAATGGAACGAGAGAACAACACAGAACCCAACATGGAACAGACAGAACCAGAGACGGAATAACAAGACACGGAACCAGAGAAAAATGGAACAAGAGGTACATTTGGAAACGGAACCAGACACAGAACCAGAGacagaagaacaagaaaaaatggagggagagacagagccACAGACTGACTTAACAACAgacaaaaccagacacacaaCCAGACATGGAACCAGACACAGTACCTGACATGGAACAAGGGACAAAACCAGACACGGAACCAGAGAAAAATGGAATGATAGGCAGAACCAATCACAAAACCTGACATGGAACCAGGGACAGGAGCAGaaccagagacagagagatcaAACAACAGAACCGAGACAGACAGAACCAGAGACGGACGGAACAAGAGACAGATGGGTCAGCTGTGTGTgagcatttatttttaaatgaaaatctcTGGACCTGTCATTCGTTCTCACCTGGCAGAACTGGGAAGGACAGAACCATCTCCATTggtatgtgtgttggtgtggaaCCCGTTTGGAATTCTCTGTGTCGATTGACTCAGCACATTTTCTGATCGACTCCCAGGAATTGATGTCCGCAGCGGACTCCTCCCACAACCCCCATTtgaccccacccccctctcaTCTTCTCCATCGCCATCGAcagactccgccccttcctgcACGGTCTCCAGCTCAGTCTCCAACAGCTCGGGTCCGaacagcgccctctgctggatgAGGGGCGTAAGCGGAGCTTCGAAACTGACGCAACTGTCTGTCTCATCAGTGAGTGACAGCACATCCAGCGAATCCAGCGAGCTGTAGCAGGTCCCGCCCCTCAGCAGCTCAGACTCCACGATTCGCTCGAACGTGGAGCTGAAACCATCCTGGcgctcttcttcttcatcttcatcgtcCTCCTCTGTTGCAGTAACAACATGCTCGACAATGCGCTCGAACACTGAGCTGAAGGTGTCCACTCGAGGTTCTGCTTCGGTGTCTAGCTCTGATTCTCCTTCTGGCTCCGCCTCCAGAGAACATTCAAAGGCGGAGCTGAAGGCGTCCAGGTGGGTGCATGTGCCTTCCTTTTCTTCATCACTGTGCTCTGTGTCTTCCTCGTTCTGTTTTCTGTCTTCGGTCAGGGCCCTGTGTTGGAATGAAGATGTGATGAGAACATGAACATTCCTGCCCCACCAGAACAAACTGATAATGAACCTTAGAACACCCAACTCTGGATCCAGGTTGAAATTCTGGAGGAGATTACAAGCAGAACCCAACACAGACCTCTCTTCGCTGCACTGTGTGtcatcacacacacttccattgATGAGGGCCACTTCTGTCTCCATCCCTTCatccttctcttcttcttcttctctggaCTCCTCCACCATCCCATCATCCACCACACCTTCTCCACCAGATCCTCCTGCTCCCGGTTCCTCTCGGCCCAGCTCCACCTCTCCATCCTGAAGCTCCAGCTGCTCGGACCCTGGCCGGGTCTCCAGTGCTGGTGGGTCACTCTGGCCCTCTTGGGTCATAGCACCCGTGTCTGAGGCTGGTTCTGTCAGTGCACAGGGGTGGAGGTGCAGGGGTCAGACTAGAACCTAGAAGAGACAAACAGTCATATGATACACAAAATCCAGAAGGTTCTTTTATCTTCAAAGTATCCAACTGAAAATCTCCACAGCACCCATCTTCAGCAGCACAGCTGTAGCACCTTCTatatcttcttctgctgcttctgttgGTGTGACTGGATAAATAACTTTATGGATTTTCTGCTCCATTATCTGATTCATCTAAAACCAAGGAACTCCGTCTCTCCATCTCCATTACAAAACCTGTCACGTTCTTTCAGTCTGCCGCGTCTGAATGACCTACTAaccctgagacacacacacacacacacacacacacacacacacacacacacaccagcctccACCCCACATGACAGCTCAGTCAGTCTCAACCCAGAACCAGAACGTCCATCTGAAGATGAAGACAGAGCTACAGAGCAACGATCCAGAAAAATCACCTCGTTCTGTCAAGATGagttcagcaccacagacagaagCAGCTCCTCATTTCACTCCTGCGGCGATTTCCCATGAAGCATTGCTGCTCTCCTTGCTCCAATAAATGTCTGGTCCTGATGGAGATGAGGTGGATCCCAGCAGAACACGAAGCTCCCTCAACCTGAATTTAATCAGTAACCAGTGAATATCCAGACGTACCGATCATCTCCGCTCTCCTTCTccaccgcagcagcagcagcagcagcagcagccatgtTATCCCAGCAGCCTCCTGGTTCAgttaccatgacaacaggaCGGCTGCCTGGGAGACCCTCTCGCCCCCCCCATCCCATTCTTCCCCTTTCAGACCTTCCTTCCAAAACAGACCCCCATTTTCCCTACAGAATCCCGAACCCTCCAGGagaacataacacacacacacacacacacacacacacaccaccacacacacacacaccacacgagATGCCGGTGCCGTGAGAATCTTCATCCCTGCAACCCCCACCCCTTCCCCGACAGAACCTTTGACCCCACCAAGGGCACGCGATTCTGTCCAAAATCAGACGCACGATTACGCAACGTTCGCGCTGCCGTGTTATTCGTGCAAAGCGATGCATAATCTATAATCTATAATCTATAATCTATTGTCAACTGCTGCAAAATCCGGAACTGCGGGAGCTGCGATCTGACAAAGCACCTGCAGAACCGATCCATGCGCACCCACCTGAGAGCCCcggtctacacacacacacacacacaca from Denticeps clupeoides unplaced genomic scaffold, fDenClu1.1, whole genome shotgun sequence includes these protein-coding regions:
- the psd2 gene encoding PH and SEC7 domain-containing protein 2, which encodes MTQEGQSDPPALETRPGSEQLELQDGEVELGREEPGAGGSGGEGVVDDGMVEESREEEEEKDEGMETEVALINGSVCDDTQCSEERSVLGSACNLLQNFNLDPEALTEDRKQNEEDTEHSDEEKEGTCTHLDAFSSAFECSLEAEPEGESELDTEAEPRVDTFSSVFERIVEHVVTATEEDDEDEEEERQDGFSSTFERIVESELLRGGTCYSSLDSLDVLSLTDETDSCVSFEAPLTPLIQQRALFGPELLETELETVQEGAESVDGDGEDERGVGSNGGCGRSPLRTSIPGSRSENVLSQSTQRIPNGFHTNTHTNGDGSVLPSSASDGSLVDDADLARGSTDTLANGCRAHADAAKRLAKRLYHLDGFKRCDVARHLGKNNEFSQMVASEYLTFFDFAGLTLDRALRNFLKVFPLMGETQERERVLVHFSRRFCHCNPEALTSEDGAHTLTCALMLLNTDLHGHNIGKKMSCQQFISNLDGLDDGEDFPKELLKVKHTRLKNEKLEWAIEEDELRKSLSELVEDQCDGNKRVVRVTDGSNPFIAIPLLLNATTYKHGVLTRKSHADMDGKRTPRGRRGWKKFYAVLKGMILYLQKDEYKPDKDLSEVDLKNAVRVHHALATKATDYSKKPNVLKLKTSDWRVFLFQAPSEEEMMSWIFRINLVASLFSAPAFPAAIGSMKNFCRPLLPSSTTRLSQEEQLKSHEKQLKQVSLDLEEHSRTPADWPPKSKELEEHRLKGHYLTYEKSRYETYVRLLQARIQTDTEDLDQLEANMFSRESRDGILRKTRSSPTISQGHGVN